From Blattabacterium cuenoti:
TTTTTATATTTTTATAAGATTTAAAAAATGGCAATTTGGAGTAGGAGCTATTATTGCATTATTACATGATATTATAATTGTTATTGGTTTTTTTTCTTTTTTTTATAAATATATTCCTATTTTAGAAATAGATCAAACTTTTATTGCAGCTTTATTAACTATTATAGGATATTCTATTAATGATACCGTAATTGTTTACGATAAAATAAGAAAATATCATTCAAAAAAATTAACAAAAAATATTATAAATAATGGAATTAATAATTCTTTAAATAGAACAATCAACACTTCATTTATAACTTTATTAGTTATAAGTATTATTTTTTTATTTGGAGGAACTTCTATACGTAGTTTTATGTTAGCTTTATTTTTAGGAGTAAGTATTGGAACTTATTCTTCCATATTTATAGCGTCATCTATTGTATATGATTTTTCTAAAAAAAAATAATAAAATAGAAAAAAAATAATGATAACATTTTTATTTATTAGTATTGAAGAAAGTTTTTTAATTATTATTATAGCTATAATTTTGTTTGGTCCAAAAAAAATACCAGAAATTGCTCGTATGATGGGTGAAGGTGTTAGATTTTTAAAAAATGCTAAAAATAAAATTTATAATGAAATTATTCAAAATAGTTTTGATAAAAAACATATAACAGAAAAAAAACATATTTTTTTTAAAAAAAAAGAAAAATTAAATTCTATAAAACGTAATTAAAATTTTTTAATATTTCTATAATCTTCTATTCTAGATTTATTTATTAATACTTTTCCTACAAGTTCTAATATATTTTTTCTTAAAAAAGTATTTAATGTTTCTATTTCATAAAAAAGATATGAAGGTTTTTTAGTATAAGAAGAATGTTTTAATACTTTAATAAAAAAAATTCCTTTTTTTCCTAATAAAGGTTTAGAAGTTTTTTCTGTTTTAAAAGAAGAAGCAAATCCAACAATTTTTGGTTCTTTATCATGATTAATAATAGAATTATAAAAATTAATTTTATAATTTTTTTCTATTTTTTTAGAAAAAAAATTTGCTATTTTTTCTAATTTTTCAAAATTAAACTTTTTATAAGATAAAATTTTTTCTATTTTTTTTCTTCTAATTAATGGAATAATATCATTTTTAATTTTTTCAATATTAAATCCTCTTTGTTTAATTTTGGAAAGATAAACAATAATAGAATCTTTATTTGAAGAATAAAAGACATTACTATCTCCTTCTTTTCTTTTTTTTTCAAAACTCCAATTAATAATTTCTTTATCTACATCTGTATTTAATCCATCTATTTTCCATTGATTATTATTAATAGTTCTTAAATAAAGAGTTTCATATTTTTTTTTTCTTGCTTGATTAATAAACGTATTAATTGTATAATTTTTAATTTCTAATAAAAAATTTTTAACATTTTTATTTATAAAATTTTCCGTTTTATTAGATGTATTTAATGTTTTTATAATAACTGCAAATTTATAAGCAGTATTAGGAGGACTCTTTTTATCTATTCGTACAATATGATATCCAAATTTTGTTTCAGTTAATTGAATCATTCCTTGTTTTTTTTCTGAATTAAAAATATTAAATGGTCCAATATATTTTTGATCTTCATATCTTAACCATCCTAAATTTCCTTTATGGTTTTTTGCATTTATTATATCTTCTGATTTTTCTTTTACTAAAGAATTAAATTTATCAGGATTTTTTTTAATAAATTTATATAATTTTTTAGCTATTTTTTCAGCTTCTTTTTTAGTTCTATGATTAGATGTCCGTATAGCATCTTTATGAGAAATTAAAATATGACTAGATAAAACTGATTCAGATATTTTTTTTTTCCCTATTATTTTTGCAATAATATAAATATTATCTTTTTCTATAGGACCCAATATATTCCCTATGTTATTATTTTTAATAACAAAATTTTGTAAAAATACAGGAAGATCTTTTTTAAAATAATAATGAGAATCAAAAGATTTTTCAGAATAATTTTCAACTAAATCATAATCATTATGAGTATTTTTCAATTTATTAAATAAAATACTCATTTTTTTTTTCATATTTTTTTTATCGTTTAAAGATGGTTTAGATCTAATAATAACAAAACTAAGATTTCTTAAATTTTCTTTATGAAAAAGAAATTTATGTTTATGAATATAATTTTTTATATCAAAATAATTTATCTTTAATAAATTATATTTTTTTTCTATTTCTGAATAAGGAATAAAAATATAATCAATAATAGTATTATAATTTTTATTTTTAAAATTTAATTCTGCTTCTACTAAAGATGTATTTAATCCATACATTAACATTTCTATATATTTTTGAGAAAGAATTCTTTTTGGTATATTATTTTTTTCATATAACCAAATATTTTTTTCATCTTCAATTTGAGAATTATTATATTGTAATTTTTTTTCTAAATTTTTTAAATAAATTTTAAATTTATTTAAATCAAAAAAACCATTATTATCTTGAAAATCTAAGACATAACTATATATAGATTGTTTAGATATAGCATTCCAAAAATCTTTTTTAGTACTTTCTAATCCTAATTTTAAAGCTTGTTGATTCAATAATTTTTCATTTATTAATAATTTCCAAGCTTTATTTTTTAAATCAACATCTGAATCAGACTGATTAAATCTTTTTAAAAATTGAAAAGTATTTATATATTCTTTTATAGAAATATTTTCTCCATTTACTTTTCCTATTATATTATTATAATCTTTTATAAATAATTTAATTAAAATATTAGGATCTAATATGAAGGAAATTAAAAAAATTCCTATAAATAAAAATAAAATCCATGTATTTTTTCTAATTTTTTCTAAAAAACTCATTTATAATTTTTTTTTCTAAGAAAAACCTCTTCTATTTTATTTTTATATACTTTGTTTACTTCAATATATAAAATATCATTAATAATTATTTTTTCTCCATCTTTAGGAAGATACCCGATATAATTAACAATTAAACCTCCTAAAGTTTCATATTCTTCAGATTTTGGAAGATTTAATTTATATTTTGTATTTAAAAAATCAATTTCTAAACGAGCTGAAAATAAAAATTCATTATCATTTAATTTTTTATCAATAAATTTTATTTCATCATGTTCATCCTTTATATCTCCAAGAAATTCCTCTAAAATATCTTCTATAGTTATCATTCCAGCCGTTCCACCATATTCATCTAATACAATTGCTATACTTTTTTTTTTTTTAATTAAAAGATCCATAATTTCTCGCACAGGTGTAGTATCATGAACTAATTCTACAGGAAGAATAATATATTCAATATTTTTAGGTTTTTTTAAAATATCTAAATAATGAATATATCCTATAATATTATCTATATTATTTTTATAAATCACTATTTTTGATAATCCTTTTTCCGTAAATTTATAACGTATTTTATCAATAGTAGATATATTTAATATATTTAAAGAAATAATTTCTTTTCTATGAACCATACAATCTTTTGCTTTTTTTTCAGAAAAAACCAAAGCTTGATGAAATATTTCTACTTCTGATTCTACTATTCCTTGAATATTGTTTTTTATATTTTCTGATATAAAATAAATTAAATCTTCTTTATCAAAAATTTTTTTTTTATCATCTTTTTTTTCACCAAAAAAATTTAAAAAAGTATTAGTAATCCATATAATAAAATTAGTAATAGGATAAAATATTTTATATATAAAATATACAGGAATAATAAATAAACTTAATAATTCATTAGAATATATCCTAAAAATTAGTTTAGGGATATATTCTCCAAATATAAGAATAATAATTGCAGAAATTATACTTTCTAAAAGTAAAATATAAAAAAAATTATCATGATTTAAAAAACTTTTTGGTAAAATATATATAAATAATTTTTCCATATATATTCCATATATAACTAACGATATAGTATTTCCTATTAACATAGTAGTTATAAATGTTTTATACTTTTGAATACTTATAGAAAGTAATTTAGAACGAAAAGATCCTTTCTTTTTTTCTAATTCTATTTTGAATAAATTAGAAGAAATAAGAGCCATTTCCATTCCGGAAAAAAAAGCAGATATAAGTATAGTAATAAACACTATACTAATATGAAACCCCATAAAATATTTTTTTATATAGGAATAATCCCACTAATATTTTTTAATCTAATTTTTTTTA
This genomic window contains:
- a CDS encoding twin-arginine translocase TatA/TatE family subunit → MITFLFISIEESFLIIIIAIILFGPKKIPEIARMMGEGVRFLKNAKNKIYNEIIQNSFDKKHITEKKHIFFKKKEKLNSIKRN
- a CDS encoding peptidylprolyl isomerase yields the protein MSFLEKIRKNTWILFLFIGIFLISFILDPNILIKLFIKDYNNIIGKVNGENISIKEYINTFQFLKRFNQSDSDVDLKNKAWKLLINEKLLNQQALKLGLESTKKDFWNAISKQSIYSYVLDFQDNNGFFDLNKFKIYLKNLEKKLQYNNSQIEDEKNIWLYEKNNIPKRILSQKYIEMLMYGLNTSLVEAELNFKNKNYNTIIDYIFIPYSEIEKKYNLLKINYFDIKNYIHKHKFLFHKENLRNLSFVIIRSKPSLNDKKNMKKKMSILFNKLKNTHNDYDLVENYSEKSFDSHYYFKKDLPVFLQNFVIKNNNIGNILGPIEKDNIYIIAKIIGKKKISESVLSSHILISHKDAIRTSNHRTKKEAEKIAKKLYKFIKKNPDKFNSLVKEKSEDIINAKNHKGNLGWLRYEDQKYIGPFNIFNSEKKQGMIQLTETKFGYHIVRIDKKSPPNTAYKFAVIIKTLNTSNKTENFINKNVKNFLLEIKNYTINTFINQARKKKYETLYLRTINNNQWKIDGLNTDVDKEIINWSFEKKRKEGDSNVFYSSNKDSIIVYLSKIKQRGFNIEKIKNDIIPLIRRKKIEKILSYKKFNFEKLEKIANFFSKKIEKNYKINFYNSIINHDKEPKIVGFASSFKTEKTSKPLLGKKGIFFIKVLKHSSYTKKPSYLFYEIETLNTFLRKNILELVGKVLINKSRIEDYRNIKKF
- a CDS encoding hemolysin family protein produces the protein MGFHISIVFITILISAFFSGMEMALISSNLFKIELEKKKGSFRSKLLSISIQKYKTFITTMLIGNTISLVIYGIYMEKLFIYILPKSFLNHDNFFYILLLESIISAIIILIFGEYIPKLIFRIYSNELLSLFIIPVYFIYKIFYPITNFIIWITNTFLNFFGEKKDDKKKIFDKEDLIYFISENIKNNIQGIVESEVEIFHQALVFSEKKAKDCMVHRKEIISLNILNISTIDKIRYKFTEKGLSKIVIYKNNIDNIIGYIHYLDILKKPKNIEYIILPVELVHDTTPVREIMDLLIKKKKSIAIVLDEYGGTAGMITIEDILEEFLGDIKDEHDEIKFIDKKLNDNEFLFSARLEIDFLNTKYKLNLPKSEEYETLGGLIVNYIGYLPKDGEKIIINDILYIEVNKVYKNKIEEVFLRKKNYK